A window of the Pelagicoccus enzymogenes genome harbors these coding sequences:
- a CDS encoding MFS transporter, whose amino-acid sequence MPEYSTASQERIPFPRKLAYGAGALANNLLGAAIGMMSIVLVTGLKLNPAVVGLLMAIPRLTDALTDPMMGYVSDHTRSRWGRRRPYIFVGALVAGVVFAFLWQLPAGYSDSFYFWYFLLGSIVFYLAYTVFATPWVAMGYELTPDYNERTRLMGVANFIGQFAWVAVPWFYAIMENDALFEDSVAGARGLAIAIGIFVALVGIVPAVFCRERFSESDLSPEAGYEGASSFLEGLKRNAVGFAKGFWATIRFLPFLKLCGATFLVFNGFMLVSSFSSFVIIYYVFGGDQDGGARYIGWFGTVSSVSTFCVILLVTWVSARLGKRRTFFVATGISIVGYGLKWFCYDPQQPQLLLLPAPLIAFGLGALFTLMGSMVADVCDLDELETGERREGMFGSIFWWVVKLGMALALALSGFLLNVTGFDAELGGGQAERTLFLLRVFDILVPMLTSGIAIWIMASYRLTEARALEVRRELERRRGRVGQET is encoded by the coding sequence GGAGCGGCGATCGGGATGATGTCGATCGTGCTGGTGACGGGGCTGAAGCTGAATCCGGCGGTGGTTGGATTGTTGATGGCGATACCGCGACTTACGGACGCGTTGACGGATCCGATGATGGGATATGTTTCGGATCACACGCGATCGAGATGGGGCCGCCGTCGGCCCTACATCTTTGTGGGAGCACTGGTTGCGGGAGTGGTTTTCGCCTTTCTTTGGCAATTGCCGGCTGGATACAGCGATAGCTTCTATTTTTGGTATTTCTTGCTGGGGTCGATCGTGTTCTATCTTGCTTACACGGTGTTTGCCACCCCTTGGGTGGCGATGGGCTACGAGCTGACGCCTGACTACAACGAGCGGACGCGGCTGATGGGGGTGGCGAATTTCATCGGGCAATTCGCTTGGGTGGCAGTCCCCTGGTTTTACGCGATCATGGAAAACGACGCTTTGTTCGAGGATTCGGTGGCGGGAGCTCGTGGATTGGCGATCGCGATCGGCATATTCGTTGCCTTGGTCGGAATCGTTCCAGCTGTTTTTTGTCGGGAACGGTTCTCGGAGAGCGACTTGTCGCCAGAGGCTGGATACGAAGGGGCTTCTTCTTTCCTCGAAGGCTTGAAGCGCAACGCGGTCGGTTTCGCCAAAGGGTTCTGGGCGACGATTCGTTTTCTCCCGTTCCTTAAATTGTGTGGGGCGACGTTCCTGGTCTTCAACGGCTTCATGCTGGTGTCCTCCTTTTCGTCCTTCGTGATCATTTACTACGTTTTCGGAGGGGATCAGGATGGCGGCGCGCGCTACATCGGCTGGTTCGGCACCGTATCGTCGGTGAGCACTTTCTGCGTCATCCTCCTCGTGACTTGGGTTTCGGCGAGGCTGGGCAAGCGGCGTACTTTTTTTGTCGCGACGGGGATTTCGATCGTCGGCTACGGCCTGAAGTGGTTTTGCTACGATCCGCAGCAGCCTCAGTTGTTGCTCCTGCCTGCTCCCTTGATCGCATTTGGCCTAGGCGCCTTGTTTACCTTGATGGGGTCTATGGTAGCGGACGTTTGCGATTTGGACGAGCTGGAGACTGGGGAGAGGAGAGAGGGGATGTTTGGCTCCATCTTCTGGTGGGTGGTCAAGCTCGGCATGGCTTTGGCTTTGGCCCTTTCGGGCTTCCTGTTGAACGTGACTGGCTTCGACGCGGAGCTGGGGGGCGGGCAGGCGGAGCGGACCTTGTTTCTGCTGCGTGTATTCGATATTCTGGTACCGATGCTTACCTCGGGGATCGCGATTTGGATCATGGCCAGCTATCGTCTTACAGAGGCTCGAGCGTTGGAAGTTCGCAGGGAGCTGGAGCGACGTCGCGGCAGAGTGGGTCAGGAAACCTAG
- the ilvD gene encoding dihydroxy-acid dehydratase, producing the protein MPQYRSKTSTAGRNMAGARALWRATGMKDEDFRKPIIAIANSFTQFVPGHVHLKDLGQLVAREIEKSGGVAKEFNTIAVDDGIAMGHDGMLYSLPSRDIIADSVEYMVNAHCADALVCISNCDKITPGMLMAALRLNIPVVFVSGGPMEAGKTKLIDHGLDLVDAMVMAADDSVDDATVAEVERNACPTCGSCSGMFTANSMNCLTEALGLSLPGNGTVLATHEDRKELFLQAGRTIVEITKRYYEQDDDSVLPLSIASFKAFENAMTLDIAMGGSTNTILHLLAAAQEGKVDFTMEDIDRLSRKVPQLCKVAPNTQKYHMEDVHRAGGIMSILAELNRGGLLHNDIPTVHSKTMQEALDKWDIATSNDEAVHTFYKAGPGGIPTQVAFSQGARWPSLDIDREDGCIRSVEHAFTVEGGLAVLTGNIAPQGCVVKTSGVDESIWVFEGPAHVVESQEEAVSNVLGGKVKAGDVVIVRYEGPRGGPGMQEMLYPTSYIKSKGLGKVCALATDGRFSGGTSGLSIGHVSPEAAAGGPIGLIENGDIIRIDIPNRSIDVKLSDEELAARREKMDALGDAAWKPKEPRPRKVSAALKAYALLATSADQGAVRDLSKLG; encoded by the coding sequence ATGCCACAGTACCGATCAAAGACCTCCACCGCAGGCCGCAATATGGCGGGCGCTCGTGCCTTGTGGCGAGCGACCGGCATGAAGGACGAGGACTTCCGCAAGCCGATCATCGCCATCGCCAACTCCTTCACCCAATTCGTGCCCGGACACGTGCACCTCAAGGACCTCGGCCAACTGGTCGCTCGCGAAATCGAAAAGTCCGGCGGCGTGGCCAAGGAATTCAACACCATCGCCGTCGACGACGGCATCGCCATGGGACACGACGGCATGCTCTACAGCCTCCCCTCCCGCGACATCATCGCCGACTCCGTCGAGTACATGGTCAACGCCCACTGCGCCGACGCCCTCGTCTGCATTTCCAATTGCGACAAGATCACTCCCGGCATGCTCATGGCGGCCCTCCGCCTCAACATCCCCGTTGTCTTCGTCTCCGGCGGCCCCATGGAAGCAGGCAAGACCAAGCTCATCGACCACGGACTCGACCTCGTTGACGCCATGGTCATGGCAGCCGACGACAGCGTGGACGACGCCACCGTCGCCGAAGTCGAACGCAACGCGTGCCCGACCTGCGGCTCCTGCTCCGGCATGTTCACGGCCAACTCCATGAACTGCCTCACCGAAGCCCTCGGCCTTTCCCTGCCCGGCAACGGCACCGTACTCGCCACCCACGAGGACCGCAAGGAGCTCTTCCTGCAAGCCGGCCGCACCATCGTGGAAATCACCAAACGCTACTACGAGCAAGACGACGACAGCGTCCTGCCCCTCAGCATCGCCAGCTTCAAGGCCTTCGAAAACGCCATGACGCTCGACATCGCCATGGGCGGTTCCACCAACACCATTCTTCACCTCCTGGCCGCCGCCCAGGAAGGCAAGGTCGACTTCACCATGGAAGACATCGACCGCCTCTCCCGCAAGGTTCCGCAGCTCTGCAAAGTCGCGCCCAATACCCAGAAGTACCACATGGAAGACGTGCACCGGGCCGGCGGCATCATGAGCATCCTCGCCGAGCTCAACCGCGGCGGCCTGCTCCACAACGACATCCCCACCGTACACAGCAAGACCATGCAGGAAGCGCTGGACAAGTGGGATATCGCCACCAGCAACGACGAAGCGGTGCACACCTTCTACAAAGCTGGCCCGGGCGGCATCCCCACCCAAGTCGCCTTCAGCCAGGGAGCCCGCTGGCCAAGCCTCGACATCGACCGCGAAGACGGTTGTATCCGCAGCGTGGAACATGCGTTCACCGTCGAAGGCGGCCTCGCCGTCCTCACTGGCAACATCGCTCCGCAAGGCTGTGTCGTCAAAACCTCAGGCGTCGACGAAAGCATTTGGGTCTTCGAAGGTCCTGCTCACGTCGTAGAGAGCCAAGAAGAAGCCGTATCCAATGTTCTGGGTGGCAAGGTCAAAGCCGGCGACGTCGTCATCGTCCGCTACGAAGGCCCACGCGGCGGCCCCGGCATGCAGGAGATGCTCTACCCGACCAGCTACATCAAGTCCAAGGGACTGGGCAAGGTCTGCGCCCTCGCCACAGACGGACGCTTCTCCGGCGGTACCTCCGGCCTCTCCATCGGTCACGTTTCTCCCGAAGCGGCAGCCGGCGGCCCCATCGGCCTCATCGAAAACGGCGACATCATCCGCATCGACATTCCCAACCGCAGCATCGACGTAAAGCTCAGCGACGAAGAGCTCGCCGCCCGTAGGGAAAAGATGGATGCGCTGGGCGACGCCGCCTGGAAGCCCAAGGAGCCGCGCCCCCGCAAGGTCAGCGCCGCCCTCAAGGCCTACGCCCTGCTCGCCACCAGCGCCGACCAAGGAGCAGTCCGCGACCTCTCCAAGCTCGGCTAA
- a CDS encoding pyruvate carboxylase, with product MKKILVANRSEIAVRIFRSATELGLRTVAIYSHDDRFGVHRFKADEAYLVGEGKGPVAAYLDIDSIIKVAKEAGADAIHPGYGFLSENPTFARACRDAGITFIGPDAELIDKMGDKVAARAAAEAAKVPTLPGTQDAISNPKEAARLAKKIGFPLIIKAAFGGGGRGMRVVKKEKDLLPLLEEAQNEAQIAFGNNAVFLERYIERAKHIEVQVLGDRHGNVVHLYERDCSVQRRHQKVVEIAPSIGLDPKMRQALCDAAVRLATEIGYQNAGTVEYLYDCDTDDWFFIEMNPRIQVEHTVTEIVTSVDIVRSQILVAQGKKLHGPEIHIPEQDKIPCHGFAIQSRITTEDPANGFTPDYGRIVNYRSAAGFGVRLDGAMGDTGAVITPFFDSLLVKVTAFASTFENAIARMDRALREFRIRGVKTNIPFIENVIHHQQFKSGQATTTMIDTSPELFEFKPRKDRATKLLNFLGDTIVNGNEQVKGRPVPAMQLPLLRPAYDPSKPKPKGTRDRLLELGADGFSQWLLKQKRLMVTDTTFRDAHQSLFAARMRTADMLNCADAVSQNLSNLFSLEMWGGATYDTSMRFLKECPYERLRAFREKTPNILFQMLLRGANAVGYSNYPDNVVSSFVKHAAEAGMDVFRVFDSLNYLPNLKVAMQAVRKTHALCEGTLCYTGDIDDPKRDKYSLKYYVELAKELEKMGAHMLAIKDMAGLCKPFAIPKLVKALKQEVGIPIHFHTHDSSGIASASVIKAAEAGVDVVDLAVSSMSGLTSQPNLNSIVAALAGHPRDTKLDQSVLNELSLYWEAVRQYYEPFDTGPKFGSAEVYEHEMPGGQYTNLREQAFSLGLGKRWPEVVHAYEEVNQLLGDIVKVTPSSKCVGDLAIFLVTRGIKVSDVVNLEPGSSFPASIVDMLSGGLGQPKGGWPKAVQKVVLGDVKPRKGRPGSYAKKIDLTQEQAALGKKLGRKATEDDLFRHLMYPDVFAQFCEFEKSYGDVSVLPTPAYFYGLKPNEEIEVEIEKGKVLYIKLINVGDANDEGYRHITFELNGRARDISVLDKSIQSTAQPKEQADPNNEKQVGAPIPGMICNISTSVGTKVKKGDKLLAIEAMKMQTTVYAPANGTVDRITVDVGESIEAKDLLVVLR from the coding sequence GTGAAAAAAATACTTGTTGCTAATCGTAGCGAGATTGCCGTGCGCATCTTCCGCTCCGCCACCGAACTTGGACTCCGTACCGTAGCCATCTACTCCCATGACGACCGCTTCGGCGTACACCGCTTCAAGGCGGACGAGGCTTACCTCGTGGGAGAGGGCAAAGGCCCCGTCGCCGCTTACCTCGACATCGACTCCATTATCAAGGTCGCCAAGGAAGCGGGAGCCGACGCCATCCACCCCGGATACGGTTTCCTCTCCGAAAACCCAACTTTCGCTCGGGCCTGCCGCGACGCTGGCATCACCTTCATCGGCCCCGACGCCGAGCTCATCGACAAGATGGGCGATAAGGTCGCCGCCCGCGCCGCTGCGGAGGCCGCTAAGGTCCCCACCCTGCCCGGCACCCAAGACGCCATCTCCAATCCCAAGGAAGCCGCCCGCCTCGCCAAGAAGATCGGCTTCCCTCTCATCATAAAAGCTGCCTTCGGCGGCGGCGGCCGCGGCATGCGCGTCGTCAAGAAGGAGAAAGACCTCCTGCCCTTGCTCGAAGAAGCCCAGAACGAAGCCCAGATCGCCTTCGGCAACAACGCCGTCTTCCTCGAGCGCTACATCGAACGCGCCAAGCACATCGAAGTGCAAGTGCTCGGCGACCGCCACGGCAACGTAGTCCACCTCTACGAACGCGATTGTTCCGTGCAACGCCGCCATCAAAAGGTGGTTGAGATCGCCCCCTCCATCGGCCTCGACCCAAAGATGCGCCAAGCTCTCTGCGACGCCGCCGTACGCCTTGCCACCGAGATCGGCTACCAAAACGCGGGCACCGTGGAGTACCTCTACGATTGCGATACTGACGACTGGTTCTTCATCGAGATGAACCCGCGTATCCAAGTTGAACATACGGTCACCGAAATCGTCACCAGTGTCGATATCGTGCGCTCCCAAATCCTCGTCGCCCAAGGCAAGAAACTGCACGGGCCGGAGATCCACATTCCCGAGCAAGACAAGATTCCTTGCCACGGCTTCGCCATCCAAAGCCGCATCACCACCGAGGACCCAGCAAACGGCTTTACTCCTGACTATGGGCGTATCGTCAACTACCGTTCCGCGGCCGGCTTCGGCGTGCGTCTCGACGGCGCCATGGGCGACACCGGAGCCGTCATCACGCCTTTCTTCGACTCGCTCCTCGTCAAAGTGACCGCCTTCGCGTCCACCTTCGAGAACGCGATCGCCCGTATGGACCGGGCCCTGCGCGAATTCCGTATCCGCGGAGTAAAGACGAACATTCCGTTTATCGAGAACGTCATCCACCACCAGCAGTTCAAGTCGGGGCAAGCCACCACGACCATGATCGACACCTCGCCCGAGCTGTTCGAGTTCAAGCCGCGCAAGGACCGGGCCACCAAGCTGCTCAACTTCCTGGGCGACACCATCGTCAACGGAAACGAACAGGTCAAAGGTCGCCCCGTTCCCGCGATGCAGCTGCCCTTGCTCCGTCCCGCTTACGATCCCAGCAAGCCCAAGCCGAAAGGCACTCGCGACCGCTTGCTGGAGCTCGGAGCCGACGGATTCTCCCAATGGCTGCTCAAGCAAAAGCGACTCATGGTCACGGATACCACTTTCCGCGACGCCCATCAGTCGCTCTTCGCCGCCCGCATGCGCACCGCCGACATGCTCAACTGCGCCGATGCGGTTTCGCAAAACCTCTCCAACCTCTTCTCCTTGGAAATGTGGGGCGGCGCCACCTACGACACCTCCATGCGCTTCCTCAAGGAGTGCCCCTACGAGCGCCTCCGCGCCTTCCGAGAAAAGACGCCTAACATCCTTTTCCAGATGCTTCTGCGCGGAGCCAACGCCGTCGGGTATTCAAATTACCCTGACAACGTCGTCAGCTCCTTCGTCAAGCACGCCGCCGAGGCAGGCATGGACGTATTTCGCGTCTTCGACTCGCTCAACTACCTGCCCAACCTCAAGGTTGCCATGCAGGCGGTGCGCAAGACCCACGCGCTCTGCGAGGGCACCCTTTGCTACACCGGCGACATCGACGACCCCAAGCGCGACAAGTATTCACTCAAATACTACGTCGAGCTCGCCAAGGAACTCGAGAAAATGGGAGCTCATATGCTCGCGATCAAGGACATGGCTGGGCTCTGCAAGCCCTTCGCCATTCCCAAACTGGTCAAGGCCCTCAAGCAGGAAGTCGGCATCCCTATCCACTTCCACACGCACGATTCCTCAGGCATCGCCTCCGCCTCCGTCATCAAGGCCGCCGAAGCAGGCGTGGACGTAGTCGACCTCGCCGTCTCTTCCATGTCGGGGCTCACCTCCCAACCCAACCTCAACTCTATCGTGGCCGCCCTTGCAGGCCACCCACGTGACACCAAGCTGGACCAAAGCGTGCTCAACGAGCTTTCCCTCTATTGGGAAGCCGTTCGCCAGTACTACGAACCCTTCGACACCGGTCCTAAGTTCGGTTCCGCCGAAGTCTACGAACACGAGATGCCGGGCGGACAATACACCAACCTACGCGAGCAAGCCTTCTCGCTGGGCCTCGGCAAACGCTGGCCGGAAGTCGTACACGCCTACGAGGAAGTCAACCAACTCCTAGGAGACATCGTGAAAGTGACGCCGTCCAGCAAGTGCGTGGGCGACCTCGCCATCTTCCTCGTCACCCGCGGCATCAAGGTTTCCGACGTGGTTAACCTCGAGCCCGGCTCCAGCTTCCCCGCCTCTATCGTCGACATGCTTTCCGGCGGACTGGGCCAACCGAAAGGCGGCTGGCCCAAGGCGGTACAAAAAGTGGTGCTCGGCGACGTCAAGCCACGCAAGGGGCGACCCGGAAGCTACGCGAAGAAGATCGACCTCACCCAGGAACAAGCCGCTCTCGGCAAAAAGCTCGGACGGAAGGCGACAGAGGACGACCTCTTCCGCCACCTCATGTATCCCGACGTCTTCGCGCAATTCTGCGAATTCGAAAAGAGCTACGGCGACGTATCCGTCCTGCCTACCCCCGCCTACTTCTACGGCCTCAAACCAAACGAGGAAATCGAAGTCGAAATCGAGAAAGGCAAGGTCCTCTACATAAAGTTGATCAACGTGGGCGACGCCAACGACGAAGGCTACCGTCACATTACCTTCGAGCTCAACGGCCGGGCCCGCGACATCTCTGTACTGGACAAGTCGATACAGTCTACCGCTCAACCCAAAGAACAGGCCGACCCCAACAACGAGAAACAAGTGGGCGCCCCGATTCCGGGAATGATCTGCAACATCTCGACCAGCGTCGGCACTAAGGTGAAGAAGGGAGACAAGCTCCTCGCCATCGAAGCCATGAAGATGCAAACCACCGTCTACGCTCCCGCGAACGGCACCGTGGATCGCATCACAGTGGACGTCGGCGAAAGCATCGAGGCGAAGGACTTGCTCGTCGTCCTCCGCTAA
- a CDS encoding sulfatase, whose translation MSTLYALMQSRPPNILYLHCHDAGRYIQPYGYPVVTPNLQRLAEEGILYRNAHCANPTCSPSRACLLTGQYAHNNGMLGLAHRGFRLNDYQHHLANQLRAAGYTSALAGTQHIAAAPLSRIEDIGYDQILTTEEDFETPTAAAENYFAKPPEKPFFLSLGYFAPHRTDDGAFPRQVDPPNPDYLRPPAPIPDSPETRADFANYAASIQSLDISIGRVLDALDRSGLADNTLVIATTDHGIAFPAMKCNLTDHGTGVMLILRGPGGFRGGQVVESLVSQIDLAPTVLELAGLPLPERLQGQSLLPNAEGKVTQRDCVFAEINYHATEEPSRSVRTQRWKYIRRFKDYGYQPLPNCDDGPSKDYWIQNGWLENGYEQELLFDLTFDPNESRNLAPSPAHAEALHEMRARLDQWMRETDDPLLKGPLPRNEHTVITAPTERSPKGKRLG comes from the coding sequence GTGTCTACACTTTACGCCCTCATGCAATCGCGTCCTCCCAACATCCTGTACCTGCACTGCCACGACGCTGGCCGCTATATCCAGCCCTACGGCTACCCCGTAGTGACGCCAAACCTACAGCGACTCGCCGAGGAAGGCATCCTCTACCGCAACGCCCACTGCGCCAACCCGACCTGCTCGCCCAGCCGCGCCTGCCTGCTCACCGGACAATACGCCCACAACAACGGCATGCTCGGCCTCGCCCATCGCGGCTTCCGGCTCAACGACTACCAGCACCACCTGGCCAACCAACTGCGAGCCGCCGGCTACACTTCCGCCCTCGCCGGCACCCAGCACATCGCCGCCGCTCCCCTTTCCCGCATCGAAGACATCGGCTACGACCAGATCCTCACTACCGAGGAAGACTTCGAGACACCCACCGCCGCCGCCGAAAACTACTTCGCCAAGCCTCCGGAAAAACCTTTCTTCCTCTCCCTCGGCTACTTCGCGCCGCATCGCACCGACGACGGGGCCTTCCCTCGCCAAGTCGATCCGCCCAACCCCGATTACCTGCGCCCCCCCGCTCCCATTCCAGACAGCCCGGAAACGCGAGCCGACTTCGCCAACTACGCCGCCAGTATCCAAAGCTTGGATATCAGCATCGGACGCGTCCTCGACGCCCTCGACCGCAGCGGTCTAGCGGACAACACGCTCGTCATCGCCACCACCGACCACGGTATCGCCTTCCCCGCCATGAAGTGCAACCTCACCGACCACGGCACCGGCGTCATGCTCATCCTGCGCGGCCCCGGAGGCTTCAGAGGCGGACAAGTCGTGGAATCGCTCGTCTCCCAAATCGACCTCGCCCCCACCGTGCTCGAATTGGCAGGCCTCCCCCTTCCCGAGCGCCTGCAAGGCCAGAGTCTCCTACCGAACGCCGAAGGCAAGGTAACCCAACGCGACTGCGTCTTCGCCGAGATCAACTACCACGCCACCGAGGAACCCTCCCGCTCCGTCCGCACCCAGCGCTGGAAATACATCCGCCGCTTCAAGGACTACGGCTACCAGCCGCTGCCCAACTGCGACGACGGCCCCAGCAAGGATTATTGGATACAAAACGGTTGGCTCGAGAACGGCTACGAGCAAGAGCTGCTCTTCGACCTCACCTTTGACCCCAACGAGTCTCGCAACCTCGCCCCATCGCCCGCCCACGCGGAAGCCCTCCACGAAATGCGGGCCCGTCTCGACCAGTGGATGCGCGAAACGGACGACCCCCTCCTCAAAGGCCCTCTGCCCCGCAACGAGCACACCGTCATCACCGCCCCCACCGAACGCTCCCCCAAAGGCAAGCGACTCGGCTGA